From the genome of Medicago truncatula cultivar Jemalong A17 chromosome 2, MtrunA17r5.0-ANR, whole genome shotgun sequence:
ATAATATAGCATATCcctatccaactcattaattaaTCTCTAGACCTTTCTCAATGGTTACACAAAATCCTAGTAAAATAAAGTTACTTCaaaaaatggaaatggaaataaaaatcatttaaatgcACTGTTAGAGATTTGTTAAATGATAAGCTCCAATTCcaaaaatatatgcaagattacaattttttttaaattccctCTTGTATATAGAACGATCTTATGTGtctttttgaatgtttttgtatTGTATAAATCTACTTTCTCACATGCACAACTTTCAAAGGGGTCTTTTTGTGAATCAAGGCAACATCCACTGAAATTGTTATAGCGCCGACGCAGTTGCAAATTCATTCTGAACACAAGATAACATAATAAAACACTCAAGCGAAGTCTGGATGGAAAAAGGATTCAAATGATTTTCTTGATGTCAGCATGGAAAATATCAAAactatatttactttttttcccAAGTAAAATGAGGTGCTATTCACCTCCAGGATAAGCCATAATACTTGGTAATAAAAGAACAAATAATCTGATAGACTCCGGTTCATAGCCCATACGCTTGAGaaagaatgaaagaaacaagATGATTTTATCAATAAGATCTTTCTTAGCTCTAGATCAATGACTAACCTGGTATCACTCCCCCTAAAACCAATTTCCAACCATACAATACACTACTTTACCCTGTCTTCCTAGCTCCTACATCTTAATATCCTATTTCTGACAGATTTTACAGAATTCTAATTAACAATGAAAACTGTAACTCCCTTTACGAACAGAAAGTAACCTGTTAGTTATCTAGAACTTAAGCTGTCATTTCCTGCAGACACAATTGAGCTTACTTCCTAATATgggaataaagatttgaaatagAATGATCAAGGGAAATAAAGAACAAGAATGGAATACTCCACCAAAATGGCTAAGGGTCCATTTactgaaaaaataataagaactCCTCATGTCAAAAtctccaaaatataaaaataaaaaaacaggaTTCTACATGATGTTCATTCATTAAAAGCTTCTTAAGGGTACATGGTTAACCAAATCAAGTGAACCAAACCACTTTATAATTCGGTTTTgataaaccaaaccaaaccgttTGTCACAAACCTTCTTCAGGGCATTGCATTTGCTGTTAGTAGTGCAAATCAGGTTTGCACAATCCTATATTGCCTATGGTGTTGCAACTGTGTGATGCGTTGCTTGTTTGGTCTCTTTTGTGCagggatttttttttgagggcTTGTAATTGGCTCGTTAGAATGAACACGAATACTTAagttttaataaatatttcctATGAGTAAACACTATTTTCTTCTATATCCAGAACTAGCACCTACAATACCCCCAGATACAACAATGACATACATGTAATGTAATCAACAAAGTAAAAGGATCAAGAGAGCAAGCATTGTCAAACCTAAATGATACTTTGTCCTTTCAGTTAAGGATTTTCTGTATCTGGCCAGCACACTTGCCATATGAGCATCACGATCGCCGGTAATTTCATCATCTGCTTCTGGCTCCGTGACTTCTAGACACGTGGTGTGAATATTTCTTCCCAGAActatttctcttttctcttttcctCCATTGATTTTTGCCTCCTCCTTGCCAATGCCGTTGTCTGCAGCAACTACAGGAGGCACTGGATCTTTGATGATGGCTgacacatcaaaatcatcaggCAATAGTTCGACTGCTCCATTAGTGCTCAAACCATTGACCAAAACATCAGCACTTCCAACCATTTTGTTATCCACAACAGAGGAACAGCTGACAAAAATTGGATTACACAATTAAGggtaaatcataaaaaatgggaaccaaatccaattttgtttaaagataCTAATGAATCCCAAAACGTCAGCAAAAGGAAAATGTTTCACTTCCACTATATATAGAGCCTgtttgtaacaacttttttcaaacaaaataatcaattataaaaaatttcatccgTTTGTTacctattttcaaaaaatcgatttttctgaaaatcaatttttttatacctgactttattttttaaaaagtgattttcattttaataaataaacacaaaaacacttatctttttttttaaccctCTAAATTATTGACTATCAAGGCCATAAAACCTAGCCATTTCTATTCATTGTGTTAAGAAGAACATGACATAAAAATGCATAAATGCAAGCAAGAACACATAAAAGGAAGTGAAACAATACATCACACAAAATCTACGTAAATCTCCTTTAAATTCATAATAACTGTAAGTATGTTCAAGTGCATCTTTGGTTCCACTTTTGGAGgagattttgacatgtttgattACTCTGGATTAGAACTAGTTTTGCCTCTACTTGAAGCTAGAAATTGCAGCTTCTGATTCTATAATTGAAAGTAAAAATTCGTAgcttttgattattgaattgatttttacagTCAAGTTTATTGTTCAActtgtatgtttggttccactgTAACAAAAACTGATTATGTTTGAATTGATAATGTAAATCTGATTTAGGCAAATCTAAATAGAgtgtaaaaatgaattatagAATTAAAAGCTACAATTTATAGCTAGCATGCAAAATCAATTAGAATCAATTACATTCATATATTGTATCGAAACAcaataaattcaataaaaatgcattaaagtatatataaaaatcaGATAAGCATAATGAAAATGCAGGAAGATGATAGAGATCTGAAAGAAACTTACAGAAGAATGAGATTTGGAAGAGAACAGTGGCAAAAGACGCGGAAACAGTGAtacaatgaaatgaaaatggGGGCAATCAGAGAGAGGGTTTCGGAAGttacatttttgtttatttatttatactacAACAACAGTTTCTATCCGTTAGATTCTCTCACGCGCTTCGAATCAACACCGTTGCCCCACATACACGTGATTCTTACGGACTCATTCCCAATTACCAATTGGTAGCAGCCACGTCCTTTATTACATTCAAATTTGTACCCAAATACTTTTttatcctctctctctctattaaTTCAAGATTCTTTTTAATACTTATTGACAGATGATTTATGTCGACAAATTAGTttctttttgcttatattaaaaaaatggatggAGTATTTTTTTACGGGGACAAGGTCAAATGTATAATGTTTGAACACAAACACAtttgaagatatattttttttaataatgaaaaagaaattgatagaaaatgatttaatattttttgaataaatctcTTTATGTCCCAAAACATTGCACATTTGGTCTTGTGATCATATAACATCCCTTCTCTTGTGATATCAACAATTTTAATGATTGTTATGGAAGAGTAATACAAATTTTGTATGATTTATTGTTATAATTACTATTTAGTTAATGCCgatatatttaataattgaaTAATAGAATAAAACACTgatctcttcaaaaaaaaaaaagaataaaacacTGATGAAGTGTTTCTGTGAGCTTTTAATTCAGTTTGTAGGAAGATTACATAATATACGTAGTGATCAGAGTTTGAACCATGTATAtctcatttattcaccttaaaaaaaattataaatactaGATTACTTGAagcaaaaaaatgataaagatgaAACGGTAAGTAGATAAAGACTAAgggtttttttattattatatttttatgtgaAAGAATTACTTTATCTGCaatattaaattgaaaatgtttctttcaaaaaaaacaaaaatgtccACAATGATTAATTTGTATACattgacaaaaaatattttatatatttattttatcaaatcaaTTAGATATTTGTAGGGGTTTTTATGaactagaaataaaaaatatgatatcatAATACGATTTGATTGGATGGACGTCAAAAATATTTAGATTATCGCATCATTAGTGAGTATAGAAATCAATCACATAAAAATGATATCATAGTGTGATTATTCAATTGTATTTGATTGTGATATTGTGtccaaataatattattatttttataaaaacactCTCAAGTATACGAAGGGTTCTCCTAGTAGTTACTAGGTTTGTTTTTTCCTATTCATTCACCAACTCATGTTAatctttcaatgattttttggttacaataatttttcaatgatTTGAATCTACTACTAATATATATACTCTCCGATCTtaaatgtaataaataaaaatgataaaattgttaataaaataaaggcaAAATTAAACTATTACTATTACTCTTTTTAATAGTGTTATTCCAAATAtactcttgatttttttttttaatattcatatAGAATCTCTTTTCAACGAGATGAACGTGCGCattcaattttttcatatttccaTTTCAGTTTCCAATTACAAGGCTTTTCCTCTCACCCAGTCTCCTTCCACAATCCAGTCTCTCTAGAGTCATTATGCCTCTGACGCCGTTTTCCCAAGCGGGGCCAAGTTAACCCACGTGACCTCATATCTCCAAGACTCCAACTAACCCAATGGGATTTTCCTATCCCTTTTAGACCCACCCCACATAAACCTTTTTTTAAGCCTAAGACCACCCCCAATTGAGTTATTGAAAGCCATTTTCAACTATTGAAACCATTGGAGAAGGGGGGGTTACTGAAAATGATGTGAATGAAAGAGATGATGAACcatttcaacatgttgaaaatcTGCACCGTATGCCACAAGTTGGACGCGAAGAGAGAAGATTTTATGGATAAAGTAGGGACACGTGGTGCTTCTTGATAGGCCTGCTtgaatttttatcttcttaataatttggactcaattatttcattgcaaattattattattatttttttttaccaaaattcgtgatttttttctctacaaatagagacttggatcatttgatttggacacagaaaaaaaaacaaaaattttccctctcttaatcttattattagcatttcttttgaagttttagtctttgtttAGTGAAATGTAtcccaataataatcaattcaacacccaaaattcttctgaaatttaattgtataatttcattattttaaaacccaaaattcttctgatccaaaaaaactagaaaataaatagttaattgtattattttaatttaattataatcgataattttaggtaattatataaaaacaaaaatataaaattaaataagaataagaaataaaaggtggtggggtagggtgttgaatgaaaaaaccattggagaagtaaaaattaaatgtgtgttggattatgagagagaaaatgatgtggagtgttggaaattgaaaaagtggatgttgAAAGATATTGAAAATTTGTAACTATTGCAACATGGTCTAACAACCCTTTTTAGACACTTTCATGAAAGATAAGGACATGATCCAAGACATATATAAGAAGAATAACCATACCATCCAAATGAAACTGATGGTTAAATGGGACTAATATAGAGATTCAGTTGATAATATACCAGCAATggttaaatatataaatcaacttGATAATTTAATATagttaaagattttttttcctttagtaAATCAGTTATATTCTACGCGTAATTATAGAGACCAAtctctcaagttttttttttttttttggtcaagtagcctagtggctagagctcacacaatttaattgtggagaagtggagtgtccggggttcgaaccccagctcctgcatataatatgcaatatctctcAAGTTTTATAAGACCTAAATGAATAGCAAACTCTTAAAAATTCTAACGATGTTGGATgctcaaatttaaatttataatcacgattttagttctttaaaaaaaacataactatagttaagttaaaaaaaaacgtgtcatcaaaatattcttaatatcaacaattttttttttttgaaaggatggACAACTTATTTAAAAGCACCCACAAAATAATAGAATACGGCTTAATTGGAtttttggtcccctaagtaatttgttgttttcattttagtcATATAACTCGTAAAATtaacattttggtccctcttgttttcttttgttagtCAAAAAGATCCTTAGCTGTTAACTTTAACTTTAAATATCTCAAGTAGAACACAAACAATTCATCATCATTCATAAAGAACCCAGAAAAACTCATCTTCTCATTCATTcactgtaccaaaaaaaatctatctGCTCATCTTCACCAACACTAATTTATTCACTCCATCATCTCATTTTCACTTTCCACCTAAAAATCCAAGAAAAAAACCATTGATTTTTCTACAACAACTCATATGATTCCAGATCTGAAgccaacaacattttttttttatcaacccttatttattgatgaaaagaaaaaagaggtcATGAATCCAAAGCCCTGCAACTCACTCTCGCGAACTCTTTGCAGAggatttcatttttcattttgctttagttttatcttttaattGCAAAGAGGATAAATACATGATGATTGTTGTTGCAATTCGTTGGTATGTGTGTGATAAATAGAGGGGATAAAGAGGATTTTgactaaaacaaaaactacCCAATTTTCCGGCGCGGCTGACAACTTTTCCGGCACGGTGGTCCGCCGGTGAAGTTACTataattatgaaataaatatagGACTTTTGTAGAGGTTATCATGGGGAACAAGATTGTCATTTTCGTTTCTCAAAAAGAGTTTCATGGTGGCCGAAATTTAGAGACAAAGTGGTGATTGGGGTATTTCAAATTCTCACCAatctaaaaataagttaatggTTATTTAataggaagaagagagaaatttAATGATGGTGGTGGGGTTGCCAAAGGAGTCCGGACGGAGAAGTAATGGTGGCTGGAAgtgggtggtggtggtggtgtttgaGGAGAGAAGAAGAGCTTTTGTGGCTGTTGTATACGTGAgtgtgagagagaaaaagagttttttctattttgtttttgtttttttgaaaatcagaaaaatggacacaaaaggaaaataatagtaataaaatttatgttttatgttgtttttttttattttttatgaagaaattggaaaaaaaaaaattaagtattaaTGGTATACCATAAGATATAATGGACCTTCACGATCATCCAATcactttttgattaaaaaagatCGAACAGTTAAATTTAAAAGAATTAATAAGGTCTATAGTGGACAAACATTGTTTGTGTTCCACTTTAGATatttaaagttaaaattaaCAGCTAATGATCTTTTTGACTAACGAAACAAAAcgagagggaccaaaatgttgATTTTACGAGTTATgagattaaaatgaaaacaacaaattacttCGGGGACCTTGAGTCCAATTAAGCCAATAATTTAGTATTTTTAGTGGTTAAGATTGTGTTGTAATCaggaaaatatttaaaaaaagaaaaagaaatggagaaaggaaaaaggaaaaatactTAAACTCAAAAGTACCACTCGCAATGATAGCGCGTACAACTTGAATATTCCACTGTCCCACGCCGGTCTCTCAAATCCCTAATTTCTGAAATcaccaaaaccctaaaaattcaATTTCCCAAATTCGAAGATTCTACTTCACCGGAGTTTCGCCGGAGATGGCGATTCTTGAACCGGAGAAACGAAAAGAGTCACAATCACAAAGCCCCGAGTCGTCGGAAAATCCTTCACATTCCGATCCGCAGAAGAAAACTAGGGATTTGCCGAACTTAACAGAATGTCATGCTTGTGGCTTCAAGATTGATGTTTGCACCGGTAAGAACAAACTTCAAACCCTTTATAGCGAATGGCGCGTAGTTCTTCTATGCAAAAAGTGTTTTTCTTGTGTTAAATCTTCCCAAATTTGTTCCTATTGCTTTTCTGAATCATCTTCCGATTCGCTTCGTTGCGTTAAATGTAAGCATTCTGTTCACAAAAATTGTTTCTTGAAGAACAAAAATGTTGCTCCTTGGTCATATTCTTGTGTGGGTTCTGAATTTTCTGTTTGTGTGGATTGTTGGGTTCCTAAGCATGTTGAAATTTCGAGAAGAAGAACAATAAGAAGTTTAAGAAAAGTGAAGAGTGGGGTGATTGTGAAAAAGGGCCGGGTTGATTTAGTGAAAGAGAGTTCTAGGGTTTTGAAAGGTGGAAATTTGACGAGGTCTATGGAGGATGTGGTTAAAGATGCCAAACAGAAGGCGAAGAAGAAGGTTGAGGCGGCTGCTATGGCCAGACGCGTGGCATCAAAGAAAGCTGTGGCGGCTAGAAGGGCTGTTGAGTTGGCAAACAAAACCTTGAATATAGCGGCAAACAGGGAAGAGGGCACTCTGAATCTGCCTTCCAAAATGGATCCTGTTAAAGTTGTTGGCTGTTCATGCTTGGCTTTTGACTTGTGTTTGAATAACTCGCCGATGATTTCAAAGAGTCGCTGCTTGTTGGATACAAATAACTTGGATGCTCCGAAGAGGTGGACTTTTAGTGTTGATTCATCAGGCAAGACATCAAACTCGAGGAGTGCCAGTGGTTCATTACGATCCTTGGATAGCGACTCTTCAACTGATCTAAGTTGTCCATGCATAGGAAGGTGTGACATGATAACTAGCCCAAAAGATGGTGAATGCACTGCTGAATTGAAGGAAGGGGAGGGAAGTTGTTCTGATCGGCTGATAAACTTCAGTGGAGAAAATTCTGCATTGCATGGGGAAGAGCGGTCAGATCGTTATTTCTTCAAGTATGTTAGGAGGAAGTCTGATCGTTATTTTTTCAAGTACAGTAGGAGGAGGTCAGATCGTTATTTCTTCAAGTATAGTAGGAGGAAGTCAGATCGTTATTTCTTGAAGTATAGTAGGAGCAATTATTCAAAACCAAATCTCGATAGTTAGCTTTGAGAGTCAGCATTTGACTGTTTGGATTCCACTCAATTGAGAACAATATCCAATGCTTCATGTTAGTCATGTGATGCTTCTTTATGTTAATCAGCTCGTCAAAGTTGTTATTTCAGAGAGCTGTTGTAAAATGGAATTGGTACATATAGTTTTCTCTTGTAATTGTCCGGAGTTAAAATTTGAAGCTGTTGTTATccatattgtttgtttttatttctaacGTCCTATTTGCTCTTCTGCTTTTACGTTTAAACCTATGGGAAAATGAACAAAGGCCTAATAAAGAATTTAAGTTATGTAGACTGGAAAAGGAGTAATGACTAGAAAATGGTATCAGTAATTTCATCAATGAAATGATatgttttagtaaaaaaatcatgtattgaACAAAAGAAAGAATCTAGTTCAAATATCTACATCTATCTACATCTACATATAATCTCTTTTCATTTCTATTTTATCCTTGGCGGTTTTCATTCTCACATGTGCCTGCAACTTAtcagcagttttttttttatgacaccATGGCTATGATGATAAGAGGACCTGTGATGCTATTCATTCTATTTTATCCTAAACCAAACCAGAAGTGAATGGGCCGTGGTGAATGTTTAGCAGACTAAACGAGAGTTTGGGGTGACAAATTCTAAACTTATGGTTATGGGGTTCTTACTTTTTTCAGTACAAAAGTCTCATAAAAAATAGGTAAATAGTTTacagttttatatattttgcatGGTTTATGTATTTAGTTGTTCTACTACAAAATGGCTGATAGTTATGATAGTTATTATGTCTGCGCCTTCGTTCAAATAAAAGCTTAGTGAAACCATTAGTAGTTATCATTTGTGTCCCTCTCTCAAAATCCCACCACTCTCATCCTTTTGAGCACTTAAATTCTACACTGCACGGTCATTGTCCTCTCccaaaaaattgtaattatcTGTGAAACCTATCTTAAAcacattaacatgtagttttgtACACCGAGACAAATTGTGAATTTGGAGAAACACGTTAACATGTAGTAAACTTATCTTAGATATGCTTTAAGTTCACATTGTGAGGTTCCAGTTGGAGAAAGAAACATACTTTACTTTGTTCAAATCATTGAATGCAGAACTTTATCCCTAATAGTAATGCATTTCTGTATATGCTATATATAGTATGAGTCGGGATCCGTTGACAACAATGTTaccggattcgttgacaccaaatttcaacgatatattttatttaatcaaaggcTATTATGTTTCTACTATATGTGTATTCTTCCTCTCAATAGCATTCAATTACcgcttttaattttaataactgaatatccccttcttcaaaaataataataattgaaaatcCAATTCATCATAGGCATATACTATTTGtccttttctctttattttagaTTGGATCTGTGGGAAATTGAATGCTGAAATTATCAAATCACATGtcaccaaaattattattattcattaaCCCTAATTCAATAAAGTTTAATTGCTTCCAATCTCTAACTTACAAAACTCAATTGATCAATGAACACAGACcgtttgagaaagaaaataaaagattcaTGGGAGAATTGTGATATACAACACCCATATGAAAATTCATAAAGAGACATTGAGGTTCAGAATAAAAAGAAACTAAGAAAGAGAGATAATAAGGTGCAAAAGATATATTTGGTGCAACATGGACTTTTAAGTGAATAATTATTAACCTCTTGATTAAACCAAATTAATGAAtgggatttggtgtcaacgaatccgttgacatcTAATGTGTACGCTTAGTCCTTTAAGTCCTATAAGTTTGGGTTAACAAAAGGGCTAAGTTGCAAatatttacaaacttaaaggactctCGTACTCTTTGTGGATATTTAATAAAGTGAACTATGGCAACATGATTGTTATTAAATTTGTTCACGAGCATATCCACAATGCTCCATCACTTGctattatatttataagaaaatacatacaTCATTGTTTTCTAAATGAATTGTGCAATCAAAGCTTTTAAGTGTGAGTTTGTGCACTCGCATGCGTGCGCGCGCGCGtgtgttttatttcatttttggtgAATCAATAGTTTGAAGTTGGCTTGGAGTagaagatttttgaaaattcagatttttacgAATTCTTTAAATGCAATTACACTTCTAAAATATGGTTGCAGTACTACCCGTTTACAACAAACATTAATAGAGAATATTCatcattcataataatattgTTGAAGTGAATTGAAAACATATTTTCAGAGAGGCTAATTAGGTTCACCTTAACTTAACTCATGAACACTCTCTCATACAATTTCAATTTAGtcgtaaaattgatttttaaattgacATGAATTTCATATTGCAGACCTGCTTTCGTAGGCATATAGACATAGAAGCACACATGATTTTTCAGTATTGCCATATCTAATGGCTCTGTTCAATTGTGCTCTATGGCTCCTATACGGATTGATGCAAGCAGATGCTACTCTATCAATCAATTCTTTTGGATGCCTCATCatggctatatatatatagtatatgcacCACCTTATGTTCGGGTAAATTCGAAATTCTAACCTCTATTTTTTatacttataaattataattttctttattatattattcatgtaattaaatttctttaatttatttttaaacacaAATATCTTATCTCATACTCCTTGCGGGTATGAATGTGGGTGCAGTCGTACTCATCTTTTGGATTGTACGCTTTGATGTTCCTAAATGTCACGAGTTTGAGACTTCCATGTCTCCGGGGATTCGAACCCCTGTTCCATTGCTTCTTTAAATCAATTCATACCACTAGAACGGttattaataattgatattttttaaaaccatttaatatatatttcatatatgTTTGGCACCCCCAACAATTTAATCCAAGATCCGTCACTGATTGCTGAGTGTTATGGTAagtcaatttttctataataatttttataaaattataatattacaaATTTTCCACTAATTTTATGTATCATTATTTTGCAGATACATGTGGTTCAGACGCGTAGTGTGCAGTCCATGCCACTTACCCTATCATTTTCCCTTACAGGGAGTGTAGTTGATAGATTCAATTATTCTACTACTAACAAACTAAATGATAAAAGCCAGAATTCTGCAGTAAACTTTTACTTTCACAAAattaaaggaagaaaaagacAATAATAAAAAGACACTTCTTATTTCAATGATTAGGGTTGTGGCTAGAGCCTACAATATATAGTAGTGGCAGGTAAAACTTAAAATGTCACTCTGTGACTTAGGGGCAACGAAATAACAATAATGTTTGTAGAAGAAGGTGACCCAGCCCATTTAGCTACTTTGTTATAAAGCCTTCTAGCCAAAAGGGCTTTTTCCTGTTTCTCTTCCCAAAACGGCCCAATGGCCTATCAGTAGTGATATGGTTTTGTGGATACTTTTGTAGGCATATATAGGCACAGAAGCACACATGACTTCTCTGCCTTGCCATATTTAGTGGCGCTCTTTAGCTGTGCATTATGGCTCATATACGGATTGATGCAAGCAGATGCTACTCAGCTTGTATCAATCAATTCGTTTGGATGCCTCATCcaggctatatatatatatatatatatatatatatatatatatatatatatagcctaTGCACCGCCACATGTTTCGGTAGATTCGAAATTCTAACCTCtatctaatttttatttggctaaattACACCAGGATCCTTTAAATTTGAGGTTTGTAATAGATAGAtcgtttaagttattttggtcacacataagtcctttatgtttgaggtttgtaacatatatgttctttaagttattttgatcgcacataagtcctttaagtttgtaaacgtttGCAACTTAGTCCtctaagtcctttaagtttgggTTAACATAATGACTAAGTTGCAAAgatttacaaacttaaaagactCTCATACTCTT
Proteins encoded in this window:
- the LOC11423585 gene encoding uncharacterized protein; protein product: MLVASRLMFAPHVEISRRRTIRSLRKVKSGVIVKKGRVDLVKESSRVLKGGNLTRSMEDVVKDAKQKAKKKVEAAAMARRVASKKAVAARRAVELANKTLNIAANREEGTLNLPSKMDPVKVVGCSCLAFDLCLNNSPMISKSRCLLDTNNLDAPKRWTFSVDSSGKTSNSRSASGSLRSLDSDSSTDLSCPCIGRCDMITSPKDGECTAELKEGEGSCSDRLINFSGENSALHGEERSDRYFFKYVRRKSDRYFFKYSRRRSDRYFFKYSRRKSDRYFLKYSRSNYSKPNLDS